The nucleotide sequence CCAGTGTTGTGAACTGATTAATGTAGTCGTTTAAATTGATGGGCTCATTTCCGGAACGGTCTGAGTCGCATATTTCTATTGGGGAAACAGTGCTAAGTGTAATCTGAGGTGCAATTTTAAAATTAATTGTATCAAAAACAGATGGACAACCATTTTTACTTTTGACTTCTACAAGGATATTTGTATTTACTGTAAAAGTATAATTGTCTGGCAAAGGAACTGTAGGACTAGAAGCTAAGTAATAGTAAACTTCAAAGTCATTAGAATTGCTAACGATTATAGGAGTAATATCAGAAAACTTTAAACTGATGGAGTTATCAAGATCATTATCACAAAGATTAGAATTATATAAAGCGGTATTTACCTTTGGAACTGGATAGAAATTTAAAAATATCTCCGCCGAATTTTCGCAGCCACTTGTTGTAATGACCCAAGCAAATACAGAACCTCCGGCTGAAGTGTAAGCTGAAGGATTTAGAATTTCTGTTCCGGGAATATGATCCTGAGCTTCCTGTAATGTCAGATAATATTTTATGCTTGATGTCGGTTCACTGGTAAGAACTGCAGATTTAAGATTAAAGACTCCTTGGTCCAAGTTGTTTTTACAAACTTTTAGATCAGAATTTAAAAGTGTAAGTGGTTTCCACTCGACCTTGATTGTTTCTACCCGAAAACATTCTGTTACTTTACTTTGAATCCTATAAAAATAGTTTTGATTGTTAAGTGTTAAAGGCCGGGTAATTCTATTTTCATCATAAGTAGCATCCTCGTATGTATCGTAATAAGTTACCTCAAAATCAGGATTACCATTTAATATATTAGATGTATAAGAAGAAAAATCATAAACTGTACTTGTGTTGCATAGTGCGATATCTGGAACTGCTCCGAAAGGATTGGGCGCAGAACTGAATGGGTCTTCCAACATTGCCGTTCCTGTCCAATTAAGAGTAAATGAACCGTTGCCAATAGGTCTGTCAATAACTAAAAAGTAAGATTCACCAGCTAGAACATCTAGAGATTTTATATAACCGTCGCCAAGTTCGCCCGGACCTTCATAGAAATCACCGGCAGGCTCAGAATCTCTCATCCCTGTATGATTATCAGCCAAAAAAGCTGCTTCAGGATTTGTGGTAGAGCATCTGATAGAGCTTCCCAATGCGCTGCAAGAAGCTTTGGGCCCAAAAATCCAGAAATCATAATCGACATCAATGGCAGAACTTGTCGGAATAAGATCAAAGCCTAAAGTTCCACTGGTTTTTACTGTGAATTTCAGCCAAAGAGAATTATGTTCAATACTATGGCATACTTTGGTGCTATCCAATTCCTGTACGCCATAGCCTGTTGGATTTAATGTAATGGTTTGATTTCCGCAGATTTGAATATAATTAATGCAATCATTAGCTTCCCGGTTTTGCGTGAAAAATAATTTAAAGATTAGAAGAAAAATAACGATTGCAATTTTTTTCATCAGAGTTACGTGTTTTATTTTTTTGCAAAACTAAAAATAACTTTACTTTAAGACAAATATTTTATTAACTCAAAGCTTTCTTATAGACTGCCAAAGCTCTTTCTCTCGCAAATTGGTGTTCCACGATTCTGTTATTAAGAACACTGTTTTCAAAATCAGGATTCCACTTTTTGATATATTTCAGATCCTTATCAAATTTCTTTGTTTGCTCATCCGGATTGAAAACTCTGAAATAAGGCGCTGCATCACAACCGCAACCTGCTGCCCATTGCCAATTTCCGTTGTTGGCAGACAAATCATAATCCAATAATTTCTTAGCAAAATAAGCTTCGCCCCAACGCCAGTCTATCAAAAGATGTTTGGTTAGAAAACTTGCGACAACCATTCTGATTCTGTTGTGCATTTGTCCGGTTTGGTTTAGTTGACGCATTCCTGCATCCACGATGGGATAACCGGTTTCACCGTTGCACCATTTTTCAAATTCGGCTTCGTTGTTTCTCCACGTAATATTTTCGTATTTTTCTTTGA is from Epilithonimonas vandammei and encodes:
- a CDS encoding T9SS type B sorting domain-containing protein, coding for MKKIAIVIFLLIFKLFFTQNREANDCINYIQICGNQTITLNPTGYGVQELDSTKVCHSIEHNSLWLKFTVKTSGTLGFDLIPTSSAIDVDYDFWIFGPKASCSALGSSIRCSTTNPEAAFLADNHTGMRDSEPAGDFYEGPGELGDGYIKSLDVLAGESYFLVIDRPIGNGSFTLNWTGTAMLEDPFSSAPNPFGAVPDIALCNTSTVYDFSSYTSNILNGNPDFEVTYYDTYEDATYDENRITRPLTLNNQNYFYRIQSKVTECFRVETIKVEWKPLTLLNSDLKVCKNNLDQGVFNLKSAVLTSEPTSSIKYYLTLQEAQDHIPGTEILNPSAYTSAGGSVFAWVITTSGCENSAEIFLNFYPVPKVNTALYNSNLCDNDLDNSISLKFSDITPIIVSNSNDFEVYYYLASSPTVPLPDNYTFTVNTNILVEVKSKNGCPSVFDTINFKIAPQITLSTVSPIEICDSDRSGNEPINLNDYINQFTTLADTTVFYETLNDAKKQLNSISASQDLKTSRSYFYRFENGINCPAVGELKLIFKNPKISDSLQDVIICKENQIVLDAGPGFDAYLWDSGSTNSDSGALSIGIHWVDLTFDGCTTRQDVKVIAEEEVFIKILEIENDKLTITATGGTSPYEYSLDGTNWQSSNIFNNLPKGIQKVYVRSAKKCIPTVREFSNINLVNVITPNGDGKNDVLDFSSLRLKNNVTFKIFDRYGRFVFIGKDGNYIWDGKDGKKLLSTGTFWYTLEWTEPDTEVIHRYNSWILLKNR